In Acidobacteriota bacterium, one genomic interval encodes:
- a CDS encoding ADP-ribosylglycohydrolase family protein, translated as MQLPHDYKDRVYAGVLGKVIGVYLGRPFEGWPYEWIRKRLGDIEYYVHDRLDVPLIVTDDDITGTFTFLRALEDHGSGDDLSPREVGETWLNYLIRERTVLWWGGLGNSTEHTAYLRLKSGIEAPESGSMELNGKVVAEQIGAQIFIDGWAMVAPGDPDLAVRLATAAARVSHDGEAVYGARVLAAMESMAFVEQDTDTLLDVALGYIPPDSVIARMIGDLRRWHAADSDWRANRARLAERYGYDKYGGNCHMVPNHGLIILALLHGESDFAETLKIVNTCGWDTDCNSGNVGCLLGIKGGLAGIEAGLEKGLDWRGPVADRIYLPTADGGRAISDCGHEALQIVNMGRRLAGREALAPRDGAQFHFAFPGSVQGFQVADGEAEVRNVTLDSGERALRIDASDDARVGSPVFIPSLETAKWFEGRVYPLMASPRIFPGQTVEATLSAGEEGARANVYLGYYGEDDETATFDDDTIELGPGESARVSFTIPALPGPVFSAGVRVQGPAGPVFLESLKWSGAPKFRLERSTHRGTMWRRAWVNGVDLLTKGIEMFRLVQNTGMGLLMQGTREWRDYSVTAEVTPHLVKRAGVAARVQGLTRFYGLLLAPGSRVQLVRMLHGEEVLAEADFEWRLGETHELTLQVDGDRIAGKVDGATLVEATDDALDCGAIGLVVEEGRLGIDRVEVVPVA; from the coding sequence ATGCAACTACCCCACGACTACAAGGACCGCGTCTACGCCGGCGTCCTCGGCAAGGTCATCGGCGTCTACCTCGGCCGGCCCTTCGAGGGCTGGCCCTACGAGTGGATCCGCAAACGGCTGGGCGACATCGAGTACTACGTCCACGACCGGCTCGACGTTCCCCTGATCGTCACCGACGACGACATCACGGGCACCTTCACCTTTCTACGCGCGCTCGAAGACCACGGCTCGGGCGACGACCTCAGTCCGCGAGAAGTCGGCGAGACGTGGCTCAACTACCTGATCCGGGAGCGCACGGTGCTGTGGTGGGGCGGCCTCGGCAACTCCACCGAGCACACCGCCTACCTGCGTCTCAAGAGCGGGATCGAGGCGCCCGAGAGCGGCTCGATGGAGCTGAACGGCAAGGTGGTGGCCGAGCAGATCGGCGCCCAGATCTTTATCGACGGCTGGGCGATGGTCGCTCCTGGCGACCCGGACCTGGCGGTCCGCCTGGCCACCGCCGCCGCGCGGGTGAGCCACGACGGCGAGGCGGTCTACGGCGCGCGCGTGCTGGCCGCGATGGAGTCGATGGCGTTCGTCGAACAGGACACGGACACGCTCCTGGACGTCGCCCTCGGCTACATCCCGCCGGACTCGGTGATCGCCCGGATGATCGGCGACCTGCGCCGCTGGCACGCCGCCGACAGCGACTGGCGCGCCAACCGGGCCCGGCTCGCCGAGCGCTACGGCTACGACAAGTACGGCGGCAACTGCCACATGGTCCCCAACCACGGCCTGATCATCCTGGCGCTGCTGCACGGTGAGAGCGACTTCGCCGAGACGCTGAAGATCGTCAACACCTGCGGCTGGGACACCGACTGCAACTCGGGCAACGTCGGCTGCCTCCTGGGCATCAAGGGGGGTCTGGCCGGGATCGAGGCCGGACTAGAGAAGGGCCTCGACTGGCGCGGGCCGGTGGCCGACCGCATCTACTTGCCGACGGCCGATGGCGGCCGGGCGATCAGCGACTGCGGCCATGAAGCGCTGCAGATCGTCAACATGGGGCGCCGACTCGCCGGCAGGGAGGCGCTGGCGCCCAGGGACGGCGCGCAGTTCCACTTCGCCTTCCCCGGCTCGGTTCAGGGTTTCCAGGTCGCCGACGGCGAGGCCGAGGTCAGGAACGTCACCCTGGATTCCGGCGAGCGCGCGCTGCGCATCGACGCCTCGGACGACGCCCGGGTCGGTTCTCCCGTCTTCATCCCCTCGCTGGAGACCGCGAAGTGGTTCGAGGGCCGGGTCTATCCGCTGATGGCCTCGCCGCGGATCTTCCCCGGCCAGACCGTCGAGGCGACGCTCAGCGCCGGCGAGGAAGGCGCCCGGGCGAACGTCTATCTCGGCTACTACGGCGAGGACGACGAAACGGCGACCTTCGACGACGACACCATCGAACTCGGGCCGGGTGAGAGCGCCCGGGTGTCGTTCACGATTCCGGCCCTGCCCGGCCCCGTCTTCTCCGCGGGCGTCCGCGTTCAAGGCCCGGCCGGACCCGTCTTCCTCGAGTCGCTGAAGTGGTCCGGCGCCCCGAAGTTCCGACTCGAGCGTTCGACCCACCGCGGCACGATGTGGCGCCGCGCCTGGGTCAACGGCGTCGACCTGCTGACCAAGGGAATCGAGATGTTCCGGCTGGTCCAGAACACCGGCATGGGACTGCTGATGCAGGGAACCCGCGAGTGGCGGGACTACTCGGTGACCGCGGAGGTGACGCCCCATCTCGTCAAGCGAGCCGGCGTCGCCGCCCGGGTCCAGGGTCTCACCCGCTTCTACGGCCTGCTCCTCGCTCCTGGAAGCCGCGTGCAACTCGTGCGCATGTTGCACGGCGAAGAGGTGCTGGCCGAGGCCGACTTCGAGTGGCGGCTTGGCGAGACCCATGAACTGACGCTGCAGGTCGACGGCGACCGAATCGCCGGCAAGGTGGACGGCGCTACGCTCGTCGAAGCCACCGACGACGCCCTCGACTGCGGCGCCATCGGCCTGGTCGTCGAGGAGGGGCGACTCGGCATCGATCGCGTGGAGGTCGTCCCCGTCGCATAA
- a CDS encoding ABC transporter six-transmembrane domain-containing protein, translating to MEGALSVGLLFRNFRGRILVTWFLVLLENLLWALVPLFIGRAIDALLERRPSALWEVAAILSALIVVATVRRFYDTRCYGTIRVRFGGELVRRSQDAPVSRLNARLDMSREMVDFLEGHVPGVLTGVVQLLVSIAVLFSFDRRLGLAALGALAAIVLVYALFHGRFYRLNGELNAQTELQVSILEQRRLESLVGHLRKLRRSEVRLSDTEAVLYGGIFAAMFAFVLGNVWIAATIPMITAGAIFAILSYSWEFVESSIALPIALQEWSRLGEIRDRLNRATEDS from the coding sequence ATGGAAGGTGCTCTCAGCGTTGGTCTCCTGTTCCGCAACTTCAGGGGACGCATTCTCGTTACCTGGTTCCTCGTCCTGCTCGAGAACCTCCTCTGGGCCCTCGTGCCGCTGTTCATCGGCCGCGCCATCGACGCCCTTCTGGAGCGCCGCCCGAGCGCCCTGTGGGAGGTGGCCGCGATCCTGTCGGCGCTGATCGTGGTCGCCACTGTCCGGCGCTTCTATGACACGCGTTGCTACGGAACGATCCGCGTCCGCTTCGGAGGAGAACTCGTTCGCCGGTCGCAGGACGCGCCCGTCTCGCGGCTCAACGCGCGCCTCGACATGAGTCGGGAGATGGTGGACTTCCTGGAGGGGCACGTACCCGGGGTGCTCACTGGCGTGGTGCAACTACTAGTGAGCATCGCCGTTCTCTTCAGCTTCGACCGCCGCCTGGGGCTGGCCGCCCTCGGCGCGCTGGCCGCGATCGTTCTGGTCTACGCGCTATTCCACGGCCGCTTCTACCGACTGAACGGCGAACTGAACGCGCAGACCGAACTCCAGGTCTCGATCCTGGAGCAGCGCCGCCTGGAGTCGCTCGTGGGGCACCTCAGGAAACTGCGCCGGAGCGAAGTTCGGCTGTCGGACACGGAGGCCGTCCTCTACGGCGGGATCTTCGCCGCCATGTTCGCCTTCGTCCTCGGCAATGTGTGGATCGCCGCGACGATCCCGATGATCACGGCCGGCGCGATCTTCGCGATTCTCAGCTACTCCTGGGAGTTCGTGGAGTCGAGTATCGCGCTGCCGATCGCGCTTCAGGAATGGTCACGGCTCGGCGAGATCCGCGACCGGCTGAATCGGGCGACGGAGGACAGCTAG
- a CDS encoding serine hydrolase, whose protein sequence is MDLRDSRLIAGAILALGLGCAGPGDPPTGLEVGADNATVDAIFASWDKPDSPGCALAVARNGDLVHSRGYGYANLDYDIPVTPQTVFDVASVTKQFVAAVANLLALDGTVSLDDGVREWLPELPEYASPVTLRHLIHHTGGLRDYLNLFPLAGSHDYYAVSREQLLAMMARQRAPVFPPGERYEYSNTGYMLLAHALERAAGQSVGEMAHERIFEPLGMDGSLMYENREVIIPRRATGYHRDDDGNLRVVHNYDFEIAGDGQLYTTVEDLLRWDEYLHGADKPAIHQSMLTEGTLSNGEPIEYAHGITLGEYRGLRTVGHGGHSWGFLTELRRYVEPGLSIAVSCNAEYGDPGELARRVADHYLADQLGPEEGDDEEGDDADEQDEDSPPVPSLSAGGLAAFAGSFFSAELDATYRFAAGDEGLTLRVEQQPALEVQPVAEDEFRVEFESRGWAASPARLEFQRDAAGAVTGFSLSSGSERGLVFERRPGLEVR, encoded by the coding sequence ATGGACTTGCGTGACTCGCGACTGATCGCCGGAGCCATCCTGGCGCTCGGCCTCGGATGCGCCGGTCCTGGGGACCCTCCAACGGGCCTCGAAGTCGGCGCCGACAACGCCACTGTCGATGCGATCTTCGCCTCCTGGGACAAGCCCGATTCACCGGGCTGCGCCCTCGCCGTGGCGCGGAACGGCGACCTCGTCCACTCGCGCGGCTACGGCTACGCCAACCTCGATTACGACATTCCGGTCACGCCGCAGACGGTCTTCGATGTTGCCTCGGTGACCAAGCAGTTCGTCGCCGCGGTCGCCAACCTCCTCGCACTGGACGGCACGGTCTCGCTCGACGACGGGGTCCGCGAGTGGCTTCCGGAACTGCCCGAGTACGCCTCGCCGGTCACCCTGCGGCACCTGATCCACCACACGGGCGGCCTGCGCGACTATCTGAACCTCTTCCCGCTCGCCGGCAGCCACGACTACTACGCGGTCTCGCGCGAGCAGCTCCTGGCAATGATGGCGCGGCAGCGGGCGCCGGTCTTTCCGCCTGGCGAGCGATACGAGTACAGCAACACGGGCTACATGCTTCTGGCCCACGCTCTCGAGCGCGCCGCCGGCCAATCGGTGGGCGAGATGGCCCACGAGCGGATCTTCGAACCGCTCGGGATGGACGGCAGCCTGATGTACGAGAACCGCGAGGTGATCATTCCGCGGCGCGCCACCGGCTACCACCGGGACGACGACGGCAACCTGCGAGTCGTCCACAACTACGACTTCGAGATCGCCGGCGACGGCCAGCTCTACACGACCGTCGAGGACCTGCTGCGCTGGGACGAATACCTGCACGGCGCCGACAAGCCGGCGATCCATCAGTCGATGCTGACCGAGGGGACGCTCAGCAACGGCGAGCCAATCGAGTACGCCCACGGCATCACCCTCGGTGAGTATCGCGGCCTTCGGACCGTGGGGCACGGTGGGCACTCCTGGGGGTTTCTGACCGAGCTCAGGCGGTACGTGGAGCCGGGCCTGTCGATCGCCGTCTCCTGCAACGCCGAGTACGGGGATCCCGGAGAGTTGGCGCGGCGGGTCGCCGACCACTACCTGGCGGATCAGCTCGGGCCCGAGGAAGGCGACGACGAAGAGGGGGACGATGCCGACGAACAGGACGAAGACTCGCCCCCCGTGCCATCCCTGTCCGCCGGCGGGCTGGCCGCGTTCGCCGGCAGCTTCTTCTCGGCCGAGTTGGACGCCACCTACCGCTTCGCCGCCGGTGATGAAGGGCTCACGCTGCGCGTCGAGCAGCAACCCGCGCTTGAAGTGCAACCGGTCGCCGAGGATGAGTTCCGGGTCGAGTTCGAGAGCCGCGGATGGGCGGCGTCGCCGGCGCGGCTGGAGTTTCAGCGGGACGCGGCCGGCGCGGTCACCGGGTTCAGCCTGAGTTCGGGGTCGGAACGCGGACTGGTGTTCGAGAGGCGACCAGGGTTGGAGGTTCGATGA
- a CDS encoding pyridoxal-phosphate dependent enzyme has protein sequence MKPLHIETPLFESRPLSLHAGRSVWLKLDALQPPGSFKIRGIGFACQEYVRRGAKRLISSSGGNAGIAVAYAGRHLSVPVLIVVPETTSDRAKALIRQEGAEVLVHGDSWQEANELATSTVDESDVLVHPFDDPLVWQGHSTLIDEVARSGIKPGALVVSVGGGGLLCGLVEGTRQNGWSDVPVIAVETEGADSLAQSVRAGHRVELPAITSLAITLGAKKICARAFDCTRDHPLRSVVVSDRAAVSACQRFLADHRVVVEPACGASLAAVYDGAPELENLDSVLVVVCGGATTTLEQLKEWADGLA, from the coding sequence ATGAAGCCCCTCCACATCGAGACACCGCTTTTCGAGTCGCGTCCGCTCTCCCTCCACGCCGGCCGGAGCGTCTGGTTGAAGCTCGACGCGCTGCAGCCGCCCGGCTCCTTCAAGATCCGCGGCATCGGTTTCGCCTGCCAGGAGTACGTTCGGCGAGGCGCCAAACGCCTGATCTCCTCCTCCGGCGGCAACGCGGGGATCGCGGTCGCCTATGCTGGGCGCCATCTCTCGGTGCCCGTCCTGATCGTGGTGCCGGAAACCACCAGCGACAGGGCGAAGGCCCTGATCCGGCAGGAAGGCGCCGAAGTCCTCGTTCACGGCGATTCCTGGCAGGAAGCCAACGAACTGGCGACGTCGACGGTCGATGAGTCCGACGTCCTGGTTCATCCGTTCGACGATCCGCTCGTCTGGCAGGGCCACTCCACCCTGATCGACGAGGTTGCGCGATCGGGGATCAAGCCAGGTGCCCTGGTCGTCTCCGTCGGCGGCGGCGGGCTGCTGTGCGGCCTCGTCGAGGGAACAAGGCAGAACGGCTGGTCCGACGTCCCGGTGATCGCCGTCGAGACGGAAGGCGCCGACTCCCTGGCTCAGTCGGTGCGAGCGGGCCACCGGGTCGAGCTGCCCGCCATCACCAGCCTCGCCATCACGCTGGGGGCGAAGAAGATCTGCGCACGTGCGTTCGATTGCACCAGGGATCATCCGCTTCGGAGCGTCGTGGTGTCGGATCGGGCCGCAGTGTCCGCCTGTCAGCGATTCCTCGCCGACCACCGGGTGGTTGTCGAGCCGGCGTGCGGCGCCTCGCTCGCCGCCGTGTACGACGGCGCACCGGAGCTGGAGAACTTGGATTCCGTCCTGGTCGTCGTCTGCGGCGGCGCGACGACGACTCTCGAGCAGTTGAAAGAATGGGCGGATGGACTTGCGTGA
- a CDS encoding TonB-dependent receptor, which translates to MESRLRAVPKTLRVFTLWTLALSLLALPAFAQDGAVSGTVSDADGDPLPGVTVSVEGGGDAMTDADGAFSISGVAAGSHIVTASLEGFQSSSQSVQVTASGATVSFEIRPAYHATVVVTAERVEENVMEVPMTITAFDSSILEELVIQERTDLQNLVPGLQFGDEIEQQGQGTSIRGIGTRNAQYEQADYAVATYVDGAYTLGVYGTTPGGGFDLERIEVARGPQGTLNGRNSIAGAINVVTKGPTDQWDAELMGEVTDISQQRLNGALGGPLGNGPFSFRLTAGNHTGDGRQENVGAGGDHDAPDQIFYAPQLRAETDRLNVRARWAHVEDRGTPRAFVQLSNVDRTTGGYSRNRYYLWETPNPALDPNCGLNTPAWNCPGDIQNRVALNYPGINESESDFGVLRADWQVSRSLGISFNASSGETVQQALRDADYTDRVPINTPPGGHGLGGSPDSLDHTLTSCTVGRWDGLCPEGTVQFSNSFYDLPFEYEEDSQELLFRSSYAGDFNFIGGLFRYKNQRSGTIHRHDLQIPYRFGTADEQARRASPIYGFVEANNCQDVLIKVVEGFGIGTSDPAGDEEGLYWYCPEGDDLSHLLSFFNRGNNWTEAAFFSVDYRFNDSWALSGGIRYTEDEKEQKPVDQGGFFTLALGGAPVTIALAGEGNPYPQTWSRPIGHLALERTTEAGHLVYGRVSTGFRSGGFNIGLPGQVPPYIEEETLVNYELGAKGFFLDSRLQLSAGLWYNQFDNYQLSATQAPPPGVDIPISIYSSTPLVEYTANIPDTTIQGVDLEFSYRIGSFGLRGFFAWQDSEIGSHSSVIDGHPDAQTAIWNYINFDTGEPATSEYDLPTDQTGNRLPKQPQNKLALTASWFKPLVSAGHLSFQSTYAYTESAFPSIGNVDIWELPAFDRLDVGGTWSAPSDRWSISLFVKNIMDDVAVLEYLPISGNGGVPAIGFVTPPRELGLQLRFRPFN; encoded by the coding sequence ATGGAGAGCAGACTTCGAGCCGTACCGAAGACCCTGAGAGTCTTCACCCTTTGGACCCTCGCCTTGTCGCTCCTGGCCTTGCCCGCGTTTGCCCAGGACGGCGCCGTTTCGGGGACCGTCTCCGACGCCGACGGCGACCCGCTTCCAGGCGTGACAGTCAGCGTCGAGGGCGGCGGGGACGCGATGACCGACGCGGACGGCGCCTTTTCGATCTCGGGTGTCGCGGCCGGCAGCCATATCGTCACCGCCAGCCTCGAGGGCTTCCAGTCGTCGAGCCAGTCGGTGCAGGTGACGGCCAGCGGGGCCACGGTTTCCTTCGAGATCCGCCCTGCGTACCACGCCACGGTCGTCGTCACGGCGGAGAGGGTCGAGGAGAACGTCATGGAAGTGCCCATGACGATCACCGCGTTCGACTCGAGCATTCTCGAGGAGCTCGTGATCCAGGAGAGGACGGATCTGCAGAACCTGGTTCCGGGCCTCCAGTTCGGAGACGAGATCGAGCAGCAGGGCCAGGGAACGAGCATCCGCGGCATCGGCACCCGGAACGCGCAGTACGAGCAGGCCGACTATGCGGTCGCCACCTACGTCGACGGCGCCTACACGCTGGGCGTCTACGGCACGACGCCCGGCGGCGGCTTCGATCTCGAACGCATCGAGGTGGCCCGTGGACCCCAGGGAACCCTGAACGGCCGCAACTCGATCGCCGGCGCGATCAACGTCGTTACAAAGGGTCCGACGGATCAATGGGATGCCGAGCTGATGGGGGAAGTCACCGACATCTCGCAGCAGCGTCTGAACGGGGCGCTCGGCGGCCCGCTGGGCAACGGTCCCTTCAGCTTCCGCCTGACGGCCGGCAACCACACGGGCGACGGCAGACAGGAGAACGTCGGGGCCGGCGGCGACCATGACGCACCCGATCAGATCTTCTACGCGCCGCAGCTTCGCGCCGAGACCGATCGGCTCAACGTCAGGGCGCGCTGGGCCCATGTGGAGGACCGCGGGACGCCACGGGCCTTCGTGCAGCTCTCGAACGTGGACCGGACGACTGGCGGCTACTCCCGGAACCGTTACTACCTCTGGGAGACGCCCAATCCGGCCCTCGATCCGAACTGTGGCCTCAATACCCCTGCGTGGAACTGCCCCGGCGACATCCAGAACAGGGTGGCGTTGAACTATCCCGGCATCAACGAGAGCGAGAGCGACTTTGGCGTACTCCGGGCCGACTGGCAGGTCTCGAGGTCCCTCGGCATCAGCTTCAACGCGAGCAGCGGCGAAACGGTGCAGCAGGCCCTCCGCGACGCCGACTACACGGATCGGGTGCCGATCAACACTCCCCCGGGCGGTCACGGCCTTGGCGGTAGCCCGGATTCGCTGGATCACACGCTGACGTCCTGCACGGTGGGGCGCTGGGACGGCCTGTGTCCCGAGGGAACGGTGCAGTTCTCGAACTCGTTCTACGACCTTCCGTTCGAGTACGAGGAAGACTCGCAGGAACTCCTGTTCAGGTCGAGCTACGCCGGTGACTTCAACTTCATCGGCGGCTTGTTCAGGTACAAGAACCAGAGGTCCGGGACGATCCACCGCCATGACTTGCAAATCCCGTATCGCTTCGGGACGGCCGATGAGCAGGCCCGAAGGGCATCGCCGATCTATGGTTTCGTGGAGGCCAACAACTGCCAGGATGTCCTGATCAAGGTGGTCGAGGGATTCGGCATCGGCACGAGCGACCCGGCGGGCGACGAGGAAGGGCTCTACTGGTACTGCCCGGAGGGCGACGATCTCAGCCATCTGCTCAGCTTCTTCAACAGGGGCAATAACTGGACCGAGGCCGCGTTCTTCAGTGTCGACTACCGGTTCAACGACAGTTGGGCGCTCTCGGGCGGCATTCGCTACACCGAAGACGAGAAGGAGCAGAAGCCCGTGGACCAGGGCGGGTTCTTCACGCTGGCTCTGGGCGGCGCGCCGGTCACGATCGCGCTGGCAGGCGAGGGCAACCCCTACCCACAGACCTGGTCACGGCCGATCGGCCACCTCGCCCTGGAGCGCACGACGGAGGCCGGCCATCTGGTGTACGGCCGCGTCTCCACGGGCTTCCGCTCCGGTGGTTTCAACATCGGTCTGCCGGGCCAGGTGCCGCCCTACATCGAGGAAGAGACGCTGGTGAACTACGAGCTGGGGGCGAAGGGCTTCTTCCTCGACTCGCGCCTGCAGCTCTCGGCCGGCCTCTGGTACAACCAGTTCGACAACTACCAGCTCAGCGCGACGCAGGCGCCGCCGCCGGGTGTGGACATTCCGATCTCGATCTACTCCTCCACGCCGCTCGTCGAGTACACGGCGAACATTCCCGACACGACGATTCAGGGTGTGGACCTGGAGTTCAGCTATCGGATCGGCTCCTTCGGGCTCCGGGGCTTCTTTGCCTGGCAGGACTCGGAGATCGGTTCGCACTCCTCAGTGATCGACGGCCATCCTGATGCCCAGACGGCGATCTGGAACTACATCAACTTCGACACCGGCGAGCCGGCCACCAGCGAGTACGACCTGCCGACGGATCAGACCGGGAACCGGTTGCCGAAGCAGCCGCAGAACAAGCTGGCGCTGACGGCGTCCTGGTTCAAGCCGCTCGTCTCCGCGGGCCACCTCTCGTTCCAGTCGACCTACGCCTACACCGAGTCGGCGTTCCCCAGCATCGGCAACGTCGACATCTGGGAGCTGCCGGCATTCGACCGGCTGGACGTGGGCGGTACCTGGAGCGCTCCGAGCGACAGGTGGTCGATCTCGCTGTTCGTCAAGAACATCATGGACGATGTCGCGGTCCTCGAGTACCTGCCGATCTCCGGCAACGGGGGCGTCCCCGCGATCGGCTTCGTGACGCCTCCCCGCGAGCTCGGCCTGCAGCTCCGCTTCCGGCCGTTCAACTAG
- a CDS encoding cytochrome c, with protein sequence MNQRALRIPTATLFLAAALALAIVATSPAAAADAPTYTRDVAPIFFSNCVQCHRTGEVAPMSLMTYREARPWARSIARAVENRDMPPWSGDSENHVWSNDLSLTDGEIETIVNWAKSGALQGDPADLPEAPTFPTGWKLGEPDFVVTLDSIEVPAEGEDIFPQQIVEVDLGEPRWVRAIEFLPEDSRVTHHFLTTYVSELNEGDPAASGVLGIWTAGMPPYVFPDGVGRRFGSKIRIIVDQHYHPIGEATRDASRIGLHFGEGELEKEVITIPVTNTGLRIPPGAGHHPENAHYLFDKDVQILAFSPHMHVRGKAMSYEVTYPDGSKEMLLDVPKYDYNWQWLYYPTKPIDIPAGSRLDVTAVWDNSEDNPANPDPTQEIIYRGDTYSEMFNGFIEVTRKEGVLFEQQNQREQILDLLALHPAKDSYVSGAFMGFHVPHEGEGWLYMGGIYSIVLDDFEWQGDALRITTQFPTLNASATTTVIEGRLNEQGQLQGTVTIGADTDQPQQMPLFAEPVGGGTASSAGP encoded by the coding sequence ATGAACCAAAGAGCACTCCGCATCCCGACCGCGACCCTCTTCCTTGCAGCCGCGCTTGCGCTCGCCATCGTCGCGACATCCCCCGCCGCCGCCGCCGACGCGCCGACCTACACGCGCGACGTCGCGCCGATCTTCTTCAGCAACTGCGTGCAGTGCCACCGGACCGGCGAGGTCGCTCCGATGTCGTTGATGACGTACAGGGAGGCCCGGCCGTGGGCCCGTTCGATCGCCCGCGCGGTCGAGAACCGCGACATGCCCCCGTGGAGCGGCGACTCCGAGAACCACGTCTGGTCGAACGACCTGTCGCTGACCGACGGAGAGATCGAGACGATCGTCAACTGGGCGAAGTCCGGAGCGCTACAGGGCGACCCCGCCGACCTGCCCGAAGCACCGACCTTCCCGACGGGCTGGAAGCTCGGCGAGCCGGACTTCGTCGTCACCCTCGACAGCATCGAGGTGCCGGCCGAGGGCGAAGACATCTTCCCGCAGCAGATCGTCGAGGTCGACCTCGGCGAGCCGCGCTGGGTCCGTGCCATCGAGTTCCTGCCCGAGGACTCCCGCGTCACCCATCACTTCCTGACGACCTATGTGAGCGAGCTGAACGAGGGCGACCCCGCCGCCTCCGGCGTCCTCGGCATCTGGACGGCCGGCATGCCGCCCTACGTCTTCCCGGACGGCGTCGGCCGCCGCTTCGGCTCGAAGATCCGCATCATCGTCGACCAGCACTACCATCCGATCGGCGAAGCGACCCGTGACGCCTCGAGGATCGGTCTCCACTTCGGCGAAGGCGAGCTCGAGAAGGAGGTCATCACGATTCCGGTGACCAACACTGGCCTGCGCATCCCGCCGGGCGCCGGCCACCACCCCGAGAACGCCCACTACCTGTTCGACAAGGACGTCCAGATCCTCGCCTTCAGCCCGCACATGCACGTCCGCGGCAAGGCGATGAGCTACGAGGTCACCTACCCGGACGGCTCGAAGGAGATGTTGCTCGACGTACCGAAGTACGACTACAACTGGCAGTGGCTCTACTACCCGACCAAGCCGATCGACATTCCCGCGGGCAGCCGTCTCGACGTCACCGCCGTCTGGGACAACTCCGAGGACAACCCCGCCAACCCGGACCCGACGCAGGAGATCATCTACCGTGGCGACACGTACAGCGAGATGTTCAACGGGTTCATCGAGGTCACCCGGAAGGAAGGCGTCCTCTTCGAGCAGCAGAACCAGAGGGAGCAGATCCTCGACCTCCTGGCATTGCATCCGGCGAAGGACTCCTACGTGTCCGGGGCCTTCATGGGCTTCCACGTTCCGCATGAAGGCGAAGGCTGGCTCTACATGGGCGGCATCTACTCCATCGTCCTCGACGACTTCGAGTGGCAGGGCGACGCCCTTCGGATCACGACGCAGTTCCCCACCCTCAACGCGAGCGCCACGACGACCGTGATCGAGGGCCGGCTCAACGAGCAGGGTCAACTCCAGGGAACGGTCACGATCGGCGCGGACACCGACCAGCCGCAGCAGATGCCGCTGTTCGCCGAGCCGGTTGGCGGCGGGACGGCGTCATCCGCGGGCCCCTAG